The following coding sequences lie in one Prosthecobacter vanneervenii genomic window:
- a CDS encoding sulfite exporter TauE/SafE family protein encodes MQSIDTSAAAFLAGLVTSVHCVGMCGPLSCSWAVSSKPGASSFMRDTALYHGGRLVAYALVGAIAGTVGVMPLKFFQHGAGIVLPWLMVIAFAIVGLGLETCLPKPQFLREGVRRIQTLAFRMHSAMRAGLLGFATPLLPCGPLYMMFALAMANGSAFKGAEFAFAFGLGTLPLLWIAQTQLHAISGRIQPQTLRKLQRTLAFTAALIMAWRLRGTLDFGSDAIPSCCHAGL; translated from the coding sequence ATGCAGTCCATTGATACCAGCGCAGCCGCCTTTCTGGCGGGGCTCGTCACGAGTGTGCACTGTGTGGGCATGTGCGGGCCGCTCTCATGCTCATGGGCGGTGTCGTCCAAGCCGGGGGCGTCCAGCTTTATGCGGGACACGGCGCTCTACCACGGCGGCAGGCTGGTGGCGTATGCGCTGGTGGGGGCCATTGCTGGCACGGTGGGGGTGATGCCGCTGAAGTTTTTCCAGCATGGCGCAGGCATCGTGCTGCCATGGCTGATGGTGATCGCCTTTGCGATTGTGGGCCTCGGGCTGGAGACCTGCCTGCCCAAGCCGCAGTTCTTGCGCGAGGGCGTGCGCCGCATTCAGACGCTGGCCTTTCGCATGCACAGCGCCATGCGCGCGGGGCTGCTGGGCTTTGCCACGCCGCTGCTGCCCTGCGGCCCGCTGTATATGATGTTTGCGCTGGCGATGGCGAATGGCTCTGCCTTCAAAGGCGCGGAGTTTGCCTTTGCCTTTGGTCTGGGCACGCTGCCGCTGCTGTGGATAGCGCAGACACAACTGCATGCCATCAGCGGCAGGATCCAACCGCAGACGCTGCGCAAGCTGCAGCGCACGCTCGCCTTCACCGCCGCGCTGATCATGGCCTGGCGCCTGCGCGGCACGCTGGACTTTGGCAGTGATGCGATTCCGAGCTGCTGCCATGCGGGGCTGTGA
- a CDS encoding ATP-binding protein gives MISPDQYEKLGSFYLGREYDLKTKKVQDDLILYDSKDLVTHGVVLGMTGSGKTGLCLALLEEAAMDGVPVIAIDPKGDIGNALLTFPNLTPQEFRPWINEDEARRKGQSPDDYAAAQSALWQKGLGEWGQSAERIQKLRATVDMAIYTPGSNAGLPVSILSSLNCPPAEVMDDAEALADRIESTVSSLLGLIGVEADPVQSPEHILLSNIVSTCWKKGQNLSLENLVRQIQQPPLRKIGVVDLESFFPETKRTALAMKLNNLLASPGFSTWLEGEPLDIQRMYYTPEGKPRITIFCIAHLSDTERMFFVSLLMNQLLGWMRAQQGTTSLRSIFYMDEIYGYLPPTAMPPSKKPLMILLKQARAFGLGILLATQNPADLDYKALANIGTWWLGRLQTERDKMRVLDGLEGAANTAGGKFDRQEMEQTLAGLGNRVFLMNNVHEDHPVIFTVRWLMSYLSGPLSRPQIKALMDPLRPRAGANAAAAAAAEDDGFAPPGTTSAAAGDRNTLRPKLPETATELFQPSDDDGERITYTPAILRSATVVFDDAKRKISGRGTVTLVNEIDIEKQKVLWDKFVDVPKDDDLSKYESEPKENAAYADLPGPALKSTTYTSIKKDFADWVFANHSLEVFYSPLLEAYSNPGEKQDEFKARITQTAREQRDAAIEELRTKTVKAMKSLQDKAEKAAGKVDVQQAQSSGAKLSAAVQIGSTLLGMFMGRKGSAVKASTITSASHAWKESQDVKAAQNELDALKADIAELEKQIADNTQKIRDQYDPATLTFETFKLTPMKKNIQVTATGILWLARS, from the coding sequence ATGATCTCCCCTGACCAATACGAAAAGCTCGGCTCCTTCTACCTCGGCCGTGAGTATGACCTTAAAACCAAAAAGGTGCAGGATGACCTCATCCTCTACGACTCCAAGGACCTCGTGACGCACGGCGTCGTCCTCGGCATGACGGGCAGCGGCAAGACCGGCCTGTGCCTCGCGCTGCTCGAAGAAGCGGCGATGGATGGGGTGCCCGTCATCGCCATCGATCCCAAGGGAGACATCGGCAATGCGCTGCTCACCTTCCCCAACCTCACGCCGCAGGAATTCCGCCCGTGGATCAATGAGGACGAGGCACGCCGCAAAGGCCAGTCTCCAGACGACTACGCCGCCGCCCAATCTGCGCTCTGGCAAAAGGGCCTGGGTGAGTGGGGACAAAGCGCCGAGCGCATCCAGAAACTGCGCGCCACGGTGGACATGGCCATCTACACCCCCGGCAGCAATGCAGGCCTGCCCGTATCCATCCTCAGCTCTCTCAACTGCCCGCCTGCTGAAGTGATGGACGATGCCGAAGCGCTGGCCGACCGCATCGAGAGCACCGTATCCTCCCTGCTCGGCCTCATCGGCGTGGAGGCCGATCCCGTGCAGTCGCCTGAGCACATCCTGCTCAGCAACATCGTCTCCACCTGCTGGAAGAAAGGTCAAAACCTCAGTCTCGAAAATCTGGTGCGCCAGATCCAGCAGCCACCGCTGCGGAAGATCGGCGTGGTCGATCTTGAAAGCTTCTTCCCCGAGACCAAGCGCACCGCCCTGGCCATGAAGCTGAACAACCTGCTGGCCTCCCCCGGCTTCAGCACCTGGCTGGAGGGCGAGCCACTGGACATCCAGCGCATGTACTACACGCCCGAGGGCAAGCCGCGCATCACCATCTTCTGCATCGCTCATCTGAGCGATACCGAGCGCATGTTCTTCGTATCGCTGCTGATGAATCAGCTCCTGGGCTGGATGCGCGCACAGCAGGGCACCACCTCCCTGCGCTCCATCTTCTACATGGACGAGATCTACGGCTACCTGCCCCCCACGGCCATGCCGCCGTCCAAGAAGCCGCTGATGATCCTGCTCAAGCAGGCGCGCGCTTTTGGCCTTGGCATCCTGCTGGCCACACAAAACCCAGCCGACCTGGACTACAAGGCACTGGCCAACATCGGCACGTGGTGGCTCGGACGCCTGCAAACGGAACGCGACAAGATGCGCGTGCTCGATGGACTGGAAGGCGCGGCCAATACCGCCGGTGGAAAGTTTGACCGGCAGGAGATGGAGCAGACGCTCGCCGGGCTGGGCAACCGCGTCTTCCTCATGAACAATGTGCATGAAGACCACCCCGTGATCTTCACCGTGCGCTGGCTCATGAGTTATCTAAGCGGACCTCTCTCACGTCCGCAGATCAAAGCCCTCATGGACCCGCTGCGCCCGCGGGCCGGAGCCAATGCAGCCGCCGCTGCCGCAGCCGAGGACGATGGCTTCGCCCCTCCAGGCACGACCAGTGCCGCCGCCGGAGACCGCAACACGCTGCGCCCCAAGCTGCCCGAAACCGCCACCGAACTCTTCCAGCCGAGCGATGACGACGGCGAGCGCATCACTTACACACCCGCCATCCTGCGCAGCGCCACAGTGGTGTTTGACGATGCCAAGCGCAAGATCAGCGGCCGCGGCACAGTCACGCTCGTCAACGAGATCGACATCGAGAAGCAGAAGGTTCTTTGGGACAAGTTTGTCGATGTGCCCAAGGACGACGATCTCTCCAAATACGAGTCCGAGCCCAAAGAAAACGCCGCCTATGCCGACCTCCCCGGTCCAGCGCTGAAAAGCACCACCTACACCAGCATCAAGAAAGACTTCGCCGACTGGGTCTTTGCGAATCACAGCCTGGAGGTCTTTTACTCGCCGTTGCTGGAGGCCTACTCCAATCCCGGTGAGAAGCAGGACGAGTTCAAAGCCCGCATTACGCAGACCGCACGTGAGCAACGCGATGCCGCCATTGAGGAACTGCGCACCAAGACCGTCAAGGCCATGAAGTCCTTGCAGGACAAGGCGGAGAAAGCCGCCGGCAAGGTGGACGTGCAGCAGGCGCAGTCCAGCGGTGCCAAGCTAAGCGCCGCCGTTCAGATCGGCAGTACTCTGCTGGGCATGTTCATGGGCCGCAAAGGCAGCGCTGTAAAAGCCAGCACCATCACCAGCGCCTCCCACGCCTGGAAAGAAAGCCAGGACGTCAAAGCTGCACAAAACGAACTGGACGCCCTCAAGGCCGACATCGCCGAACTGGAAAAACAGATCGCCGACAACACTCAGAAAATCCGCGACCAGTACGATCCCGCCACGCTGACCTTTGAAACCTTCAAGCTCACCCCGATGAAGAAAAACATCCAGGTGACCGCGACGGGGATTTTGTGGCTGGCGAGGTCTTAG
- the creC gene encoding two-component system sensor histidine kinase CreC, producing MSLTARFMLGFAVVTTVGLLLLSTQLIHRVERQYFEAIEEPMVDVANILAEIIAADAEDGVLKPQAVEKAVRAAQQRQLNAQIYNLRKAKVDMQVYVTDAQGRVLFDSAGIEKPGAISNHRDVNLTLTGQYGARSSRVSDYDPLSIVMYVGAPIRHEGKIIGMLSVAKPQRGVLAFVWETERWLKWSVITTVLLMLLGIYLAARWATRPLEQLTQHALAVSRGERSSLPHMPGHQMKTLARALEDMRDALEGREYVEHYVQSLTHELKSPVAAILGAGEILQGDVPEPKRARFLQNIRTEAARLRDLLERLLHLAALEKQKKLETHEMVNLAAVFDCAWDHLALIAQAKEVRLERDMAADLMIKGDPWLLELAVGNLLQNAIDFAPKDSVIIARGYRFDSKVTIEIEDCGPGIPDYARERVFERFYSLPRPDSGKKSTGLGLCFVKEVAQLHGGSVELTNREGTAGAKAMLILPG from the coding sequence ATGAGCCTGACTGCGCGCTTTATGCTGGGCTTTGCCGTGGTGACGACGGTGGGGCTGCTGCTGCTTTCCACGCAGCTCATCCATCGTGTGGAGCGGCAGTACTTTGAGGCCATCGAGGAGCCGATGGTGGATGTGGCCAACATCCTCGCCGAGATCATTGCTGCTGATGCGGAGGATGGTGTGCTGAAGCCGCAGGCGGTGGAAAAGGCGGTGCGCGCCGCACAGCAGCGCCAGCTGAATGCGCAGATCTACAATCTGCGCAAGGCCAAGGTGGACATGCAGGTGTATGTGACCGATGCGCAGGGGCGGGTGCTATTTGATTCGGCAGGCATTGAAAAACCGGGTGCTATCTCGAACCATCGCGATGTGAACCTGACGCTGACAGGGCAGTATGGGGCACGATCCAGCCGTGTGAGTGACTACGATCCTCTTTCCATCGTGATGTATGTGGGCGCGCCGATCAGACATGAGGGCAAAATCATCGGCATGCTGAGCGTGGCCAAGCCGCAGCGCGGAGTGCTGGCCTTTGTGTGGGAAACGGAGCGCTGGCTGAAGTGGTCAGTGATCACCACGGTGCTGCTGATGCTGCTGGGCATCTACCTGGCGGCACGCTGGGCCACGCGGCCCCTGGAACAGCTGACGCAACATGCGCTCGCGGTGAGCCGGGGAGAGCGCTCATCGCTGCCGCACATGCCGGGGCATCAAATGAAGACGCTGGCCCGTGCGCTGGAAGACATGCGTGATGCTCTGGAGGGGCGTGAATATGTGGAGCACTATGTTCAGAGCCTCACGCATGAGCTGAAGAGCCCCGTGGCAGCCATCCTGGGCGCGGGCGAGATTTTGCAGGGCGATGTGCCGGAGCCCAAGCGTGCGCGCTTTCTGCAAAACATCCGCACTGAGGCCGCCCGTCTGCGCGATCTGCTGGAGCGCCTGCTACACCTGGCCGCGCTGGAGAAGCAGAAAAAGCTGGAGACTCATGAGATGGTGAATCTGGCTGCGGTGTTTGATTGTGCCTGGGATCATCTAGCGCTGATCGCACAGGCCAAGGAGGTGCGGCTGGAACGTGACATGGCTGCAGACCTCATGATCAAAGGGGACCCCTGGCTGCTGGAGCTGGCCGTTGGCAATCTGCTGCAAAATGCCATCGACTTTGCGCCCAAGGACAGCGTGATCATCGCACGAGGCTACCGCTTTGATTCCAAGGTGACGATTGAAATCGAGGACTGCGGGCCGGGCATTCCTGACTATGCGCGCGAGCGTGTGTTTGAGCGCTTTTACTCGCTGCCGCGTCCGGACAGCGGCAAGAAGAGCACCGGCCTGGGGCTCTGCTTTGTGAAAGAGGTGGCGCAGCTGCATGGTGGCAGCGTGGAGCTAACCAATCGCGAAGGCACAGCAGGTGCCAAGGCCATGCTGATCCTTCCAGGCTGA
- the creB gene encoding two-component system response regulator CreB: MSAKILIVEDEPSICENVVYALEADGFVVSTAATGRAALDLMKAQEFNLVILDVGLPDMTGFEVCREIRKTRALPVLFLTARSSEVDRVVGLEIGGDDYVVKPFSPRELVARVRAILRRVSAVPLPAQRPDTTVPLVIDDVRCQAIYYGTALNLSRYEFRMLKAFAAHPGRVFSREQLMDHASEEPDASMERTVDTHVKTLRARMRGVRAGLEPIVTHRGMGYSLLETWPD, translated from the coding sequence ATGTCTGCCAAAATACTCATTGTCGAAGACGAGCCCTCCATTTGTGAAAATGTCGTCTATGCGCTCGAAGCCGATGGCTTTGTCGTGAGCACTGCTGCCACGGGGCGTGCGGCGCTGGACCTCATGAAGGCGCAGGAATTCAACCTCGTGATTCTGGATGTGGGGCTGCCGGACATGACAGGCTTTGAGGTGTGCCGGGAGATCCGCAAGACGAGGGCGCTGCCGGTGCTCTTTCTCACCGCACGGTCCAGCGAGGTGGACCGCGTGGTGGGGCTGGAGATCGGCGGAGATGACTATGTGGTGAAGCCCTTCAGCCCGCGCGAACTGGTGGCCCGAGTGCGCGCCATCCTGCGGCGTGTGTCCGCCGTGCCGCTGCCTGCGCAGCGGCCGGATACGACGGTGCCGCTCGTGATCGATGACGTACGCTGCCAGGCCATCTACTACGGCACAGCGCTGAATCTCTCGCGCTATGAGTTTCGCATGCTCAAGGCCTTTGCGGCGCATCCGGGCCGTGTCTTCAGCCGCGAGCAGCTGATGGACCATGCCTCCGAGGAGCCGGACGCCTCCATGGAGCGCACGGTGGACACGCATGTGAAGACGCTGCGCGCCCGCATGCGTGGCGTGCGTGCGGGGCTGGAGCCCATCGTGACCCATCGTGGCATGGGCTACTCATTGCTGGAAACCTGGCCTGACTGA
- a CDS encoding diflavin oxidoreductase, producing the protein MSTPEAGKPVYNVKNPCIAKVKRMYNLSGPDAPKHTAHYEIDLAGSGLEYTPGDSLAVQPTNDPALVQDTLDALGFSGAEIVKHPKTGVEVPIRQALTEGALITEIDNKLIKAIVEKTDGDTLLADLSVPEKKEALKEYLWGRFVVDLLLENPIAKFTPDEFMATQKKLNIRLYSISSSQKAHPEEVHLTVATVRYTSHNRARGGVCSTFLAERVTPNKTLIPCFVNHGKGFRLPEPQDETPIIMCGPGTGIAPFRAFLEERKATNAKGKAWLFFGEVSSKSCFFYKDEFEGYLADGTLTKFSTAWSRDQAEKIYVQHKMLENSAEFWAWLEQGAIFYVCGDAARMASDVDKALHTIVEQQGRKTVDEAAAYVHAMKEAKRYRRDVY; encoded by the coding sequence ATGAGCACACCCGAAGCTGGAAAGCCTGTCTATAACGTGAAAAATCCCTGCATCGCCAAGGTGAAGCGGATGTACAATCTCTCCGGACCGGATGCACCCAAGCACACCGCTCACTATGAGATCGATCTGGCTGGCTCAGGGCTGGAATACACGCCTGGGGACTCGCTGGCTGTGCAGCCTACGAATGATCCGGCGCTGGTCCAGGACACGCTGGACGCGCTCGGCTTCTCCGGTGCAGAGATCGTGAAGCATCCCAAGACGGGTGTTGAGGTGCCGATCCGGCAGGCGCTGACAGAAGGAGCGCTCATCACCGAGATCGACAACAAGCTCATCAAGGCCATCGTGGAAAAGACGGATGGTGACACCTTGCTGGCAGATCTCAGCGTGCCGGAGAAGAAAGAGGCTCTCAAAGAGTACCTCTGGGGCCGCTTTGTGGTGGACCTGCTGCTGGAGAATCCCATCGCGAAATTCACGCCGGATGAGTTCATGGCCACGCAGAAGAAGCTGAACATTCGTTTGTATTCCATTAGCAGCAGCCAGAAAGCGCACCCGGAAGAGGTGCACCTGACTGTGGCCACAGTGCGCTACACCAGCCACAATCGTGCACGCGGTGGTGTGTGCTCCACCTTCCTCGCAGAGCGTGTGACGCCGAATAAAACGCTGATTCCTTGCTTTGTGAATCATGGAAAGGGCTTCCGCCTGCCTGAGCCGCAGGATGAGACGCCCATCATCATGTGCGGGCCGGGAACGGGCATCGCTCCCTTCCGTGCTTTTTTGGAAGAGCGCAAGGCGACGAATGCCAAGGGCAAGGCCTGGCTGTTCTTTGGAGAGGTCAGCTCCAAGTCCTGCTTCTTCTACAAGGATGAGTTTGAAGGCTATCTTGCTGACGGCACGTTGACGAAGTTCAGCACGGCTTGGAGCCGTGATCAGGCTGAGAAAATCTACGTGCAGCACAAGATGCTGGAAAACAGCGCGGAGTTCTGGGCCTGGCTGGAGCAGGGCGCCATCTTCTATGTTTGCGGCGATGCCGCACGCATGGCGAGTGATGTGGACAAGGCGCTGCACACCATCGTGGAGCAGCAGGGTCGCAAAACAGTGGATGAAGCCGCCGCGTACGTGCATGCGATGAAGGAGGCGAAGAGGTACCGGCGGGATGTGTATTGA
- a CDS encoding inner membrane CreD family protein encodes MKYSHLIVIAVIFVCTTIAWWLLGAVVSQRTLHVSYETGDTVSGRWGPRLVQKHPQARYTSSSGTSMVLQPAKSDVKVQLAYQPVKMGLLWQRTYGVKFAGAYTFTNTTAITQTLHIGFDLPSGKTLLDKIRFTLGEGTAARRSVAAPLEGAMTDSVQLAPGESIPVELSYECRGMDVWDYAFSDASRIRDFTLTMNTDFTDVNFPVSSPTDRRPTEKGMELVWKYEDAISAPGIGMEMPRELNAGPVAAQISRYSPLSLLMFFVVVIITATSRGVSLHPVNYFFLAAGFFAFPLLFSYMLDLMPVHLSFVLAATVSLLLVCGYLRAAAGEFLFRVGVAAQVSYMVLFSYSFFFKGLTGLTLTLGGVVTLAVLMALTAKVDWSQRLGEVSPKLA; translated from the coding sequence ATGAAATACAGTCATCTTATCGTCATCGCCGTCATCTTTGTCTGCACCACCATCGCCTGGTGGCTGCTAGGAGCAGTCGTGAGCCAGCGCACCTTGCATGTGAGCTATGAAACCGGAGACACCGTGAGCGGACGCTGGGGGCCGAGGCTGGTGCAAAAACATCCACAGGCGAGATACACCTCATCCAGCGGCACCAGCATGGTGCTCCAGCCAGCTAAGAGTGATGTGAAAGTGCAGCTGGCGTATCAGCCGGTGAAGATGGGCCTGCTATGGCAGCGCACCTACGGCGTGAAGTTTGCCGGGGCCTACACCTTTACCAATACCACGGCCATCACGCAGACACTGCACATCGGCTTTGATCTGCCCTCTGGAAAGACGCTGCTGGACAAAATCCGCTTTACCCTGGGGGAAGGGACTGCCGCACGTCGGTCTGTGGCTGCACCGCTGGAGGGGGCCATGACCGACAGCGTGCAACTGGCTCCGGGAGAGAGCATTCCGGTGGAGCTGAGCTATGAATGCCGTGGCATGGATGTCTGGGATTATGCCTTTTCAGATGCCAGCCGCATCCGTGACTTTACGCTGACCATGAACACGGATTTCACGGATGTGAATTTTCCGGTCAGCTCGCCAACGGATCGCAGGCCGACAGAGAAGGGCATGGAGCTGGTGTGGAAATATGAAGACGCCATCTCCGCGCCTGGCATCGGCATGGAGATGCCGCGCGAACTTAATGCCGGACCGGTGGCGGCGCAGATCTCCCGTTATTCGCCGCTCTCGCTGCTGATGTTTTTTGTGGTGGTCATCATCACGGCCACCTCGCGCGGGGTATCGCTGCATCCTGTGAACTACTTCTTTCTCGCAGCAGGCTTCTTTGCCTTTCCTCTGCTGTTTTCCTACATGCTGGATCTGATGCCGGTGCATCTGAGCTTTGTGCTCGCGGCTACTGTTTCGCTGCTGCTGGTGTGCGGGTATCTGCGTGCGGCGGCTGGGGAGTTTCTCTTTCGTGTGGGGGTGGCGGCGCAGGTCTCCTACATGGTGCTCTTCAGCTACAGCTTTTTCTTCAAGGGACTCACGGGTCTGACGCTCACGCTGGGTGGTGTCGTGACGCTGGCTGTGCTGATGGCGCTGACGGCCAAGGTGGACTGGAGCCAGAGGCTGGGGGAAGTCTCCCCGAAGTTGGCCTGA
- a CDS encoding prolyl oligopeptidase family serine peptidase: MMTTASLAAEALTYPQTRKEDVKDTLHGVTVSDPYRWLEDDNSEETKAWVKAQNAVTFGYLEKLPRREEIKTRLQKLWNYERVGRPFEQGGRWFYTYNSGLQNQAVLMTAESLEGEAKVLLDPNAMSKEGTTSLSDYSPSEDGKLIAYGVSEAGSDWNTIRVRDIATGQDLDDVVRWVKFSGVSWRKDGSGFYYSRYDEPKPGAALTAKNEFHKLYFHPLGKPQSEDQLIYERKDQPKWGFGGGVTEDGQYLVIQVWLGTEPKNRVFYQKIAGGPVVELLNDNDARYEFIDNEGPIFYFRTDLNAPCYQVIAIDIRKPERGSWRIVVPEVPKVLLEGVSTAGGYMFCEYLRDAKTEVKCLDLDGKLVREVKLPGIGSAGGFGGHRHDTETFYTFTGFTEPGAIYRMDLKTGESRLWKKPQVDFDGTAYETHQVFYHSKDGTRVPMFIVHKKGLKLDGANPTLLYGYGGFNINMMPGFSISRAVWLEMGGVFAMPNLRGGGEYGREWHQAGIKLGKQNVFDDFIAAAEWLISHKYTSKDKLAIQGGSNGGLLVGACMTQRPELYAAALPAVGVLDMLRFEKFTIGWGWKSDYGSVENKAEFNALAKYSPYHNLKTGTRYPATLVLTSDHDDRVVPAHSFKFGARLQECQAKEGPPVLIRIETSAGHGAGTALNKTIEKTADEWAFLVRALGM; the protein is encoded by the coding sequence ATGATGACCACCGCCTCTCTTGCCGCCGAAGCCCTGACCTATCCACAGACGCGCAAGGAGGATGTCAAAGACACGCTGCATGGCGTGACGGTTTCCGACCCCTATCGATGGCTGGAGGATGACAACTCTGAGGAGACCAAGGCGTGGGTGAAGGCGCAGAATGCGGTGACCTTTGGATATCTTGAAAAGCTGCCGCGCCGCGAGGAGATCAAGACACGCCTGCAAAAGCTGTGGAACTACGAGCGCGTCGGGCGGCCCTTTGAGCAGGGCGGGCGCTGGTTCTACACCTACAATTCCGGACTGCAAAACCAGGCGGTGCTCATGACCGCCGAGTCTCTAGAAGGAGAGGCCAAGGTGCTGCTGGATCCGAATGCGATGTCGAAGGAAGGCACGACTTCTCTCTCTGACTATTCACCCAGTGAAGACGGCAAACTGATAGCCTACGGCGTCTCCGAGGCCGGCAGTGACTGGAATACCATCCGCGTGCGCGACATCGCCACTGGGCAGGATCTCGATGACGTGGTGCGGTGGGTGAAGTTCAGCGGTGTATCGTGGCGCAAGGATGGCAGCGGCTTCTACTACTCGCGCTACGACGAGCCCAAGCCAGGTGCGGCGCTGACAGCGAAGAACGAATTCCACAAGCTTTACTTTCATCCCCTGGGAAAGCCCCAGAGCGAGGACCAGCTCATCTATGAGCGCAAAGACCAGCCGAAATGGGGCTTTGGCGGCGGTGTCACCGAGGACGGGCAGTATCTCGTCATTCAGGTGTGGCTGGGCACGGAGCCCAAGAACCGTGTCTTTTACCAGAAGATTGCAGGCGGTCCGGTGGTGGAGCTGCTCAATGACAACGATGCACGCTATGAGTTCATCGACAATGAAGGTCCCATCTTCTATTTTCGCACGGATCTGAATGCGCCATGCTATCAGGTCATCGCCATCGACATCCGCAAGCCGGAGCGTGGCAGCTGGCGCATCGTGGTGCCTGAGGTTCCCAAGGTGCTGCTGGAAGGCGTGAGCACTGCTGGTGGCTACATGTTCTGCGAATACCTGCGCGATGCCAAGACGGAGGTGAAGTGTCTCGATCTCGACGGCAAGCTTGTTCGTGAGGTCAAGCTACCAGGCATCGGCAGCGCGGGTGGCTTTGGTGGTCATCGGCACGATACGGAGACTTTCTACACCTTCACCGGATTCACCGAGCCCGGGGCCATCTACCGCATGGATCTGAAAACTGGAGAGAGCCGTCTGTGGAAAAAGCCGCAGGTGGACTTTGACGGCACCGCCTACGAAACGCACCAGGTCTTTTACCACAGCAAGGACGGCACTCGGGTGCCCATGTTCATCGTGCACAAAAAGGGGCTGAAGCTTGACGGTGCCAACCCCACGCTGCTCTACGGCTACGGCGGGTTTAACATCAACATGATGCCCGGCTTTTCAATTTCGCGTGCAGTCTGGCTGGAGATGGGCGGCGTCTTTGCCATGCCGAATCTGCGCGGCGGTGGCGAGTATGGCCGAGAGTGGCATCAGGCAGGCATCAAGCTGGGAAAGCAGAACGTGTTTGATGACTTCATCGCCGCAGCAGAATGGCTGATCTCCCACAAGTACACCAGCAAAGACAAGCTCGCGATCCAGGGCGGCAGCAATGGTGGCCTTCTTGTCGGTGCGTGCATGACGCAGCGCCCGGAGCTCTACGCCGCCGCACTGCCTGCTGTGGGCGTGCTGGACATGCTGCGCTTTGAAAAATTCACCATCGGCTGGGGCTGGAAGAGCGACTACGGCAGCGTGGAAAACAAGGCGGAGTTCAATGCCTTGGCCAAATACTCGCCCTATCATAATCTTAAAACTGGCACCCGCTACCCAGCCACGCTGGTGCTCACCAGCGATCACGACGACCGCGTGGTGCCCGCGCACAGCTTCAAATTCGGCGCCCGCCTGCAGGAGTGTCAAGCCAAGGAAGGTCCACCCGTGCTCATCCGCATCGAAACCAGTGCCGGGCATGGAGCGGGAACAGCGCTTAACAAGACCATCGAGAAGACAGCTGACGAGTGGGCGTTTCTGGTGCGGGCGCTGGGGATGTGA